The genomic interval AGCTGGCTTCTCGGGGCGCCCAGATTCTTTTCAAAGGGAATAAACAGCATTTGCAGATCGAGCAGAAGAGTGGGAATTTGATACTAAAAGAAAAAGTGGACCGAGAAGATTTGTGCGGTGACACGGATCCATGTATACTGCATTTCCAGGTGTTACTGAAAAACCCAGTGCAGTTTATTCAAGGTGAATTACAGATTGAAGATGTAAATGACCATGCCCCAGAATTCTTGGAAAATGAAATCCTCCTGAAAATATCGGAAAGCAGCCATCCAGGGTCtgcatatcctttgaaaatagcTCAAGATTTAGACGTTGGCAGTAATACAGTACAGAACTACACAATTAGCTCCAACTTCCATTTTCACCTTTTTACTCGAAATCACAGCGATGGCAGAAAATACCCGGAGCTGGTGCTGGACCAAGAGTTGGACCGTGAGGAGCAGCCCGAGCTCAGGTTAACCCTCACAGCGATGGATGGTGGGTCACCGCCCAAGACCGGGACTTCGCAGGTCCTCATCATAGTCCTGGACATAAATGACAACGCCCCTGAATTTGCTCAGCAGCTCTACCAGGTGCAGGTCCCAGAAAACAGCCCTACAGGCTCCCTTGTCATCACTGTTTCTGCTAGAGATTTGGATGCTGGGATCCATGGTGAGCTCTCCTACTCATTTTTCCAATCCTCAAATCACGTCATTCAGGCCTTCGAAATAAACACAGTCACAGGGGATAttcgattaaaaaaaaagttggattTTGAGGAAATTAGATCTTACCATATGGAAATTGAGGCCTCAGATGGCGGCGGTCTTTCAGGAAAATGCACTGTAGCCGTAGAAGTGATGGATGTAAACGACAATGCCCCTGAATTGACCATATCACTACTCATCAATGATATCCCAGAAAATACCCCTGACGCTGTGGTCGCTGTTTTTGGAATTTCAGATTCAGACTCTGGTAACAATGGCAAAATGACGTGTTCCATTCAAGACCATCTCCCTTTCCTTCTGAAGCTCACGATAGAAAATTTTTACACCTTGGTAACAGAAGGCGCACTGGACAGAGAGGAAAGAGCCGAGTACAACATCACCATCACCGTCACTGACATGGGAACCCCCAGACTGAAAACCGAGCACAACATAACCGTGCTGGTGGCCGACGTCAACGACAACGCCCCCGCCTTCACCCAGACCTCCTACACCCTGTGGGTCCGCGAGAACAACAGCCCCGCCCTGCA from Dama dama isolate Ldn47 chromosome 9, ASM3311817v1, whole genome shotgun sequence carries:
- the LOC133062481 gene encoding protocadherin beta-17-like encodes the protein MIKYCILLVSGTMETPQPKVTQKRQVTAIIILLLLWEAGGEIIKYSVLEERDSGSFVANLAKDLGLGLGELASRGAQILFKGNKQHLQIEQKSGNLILKEKVDREDLCGDTDPCILHFQVLLKNPVQFIQGELQIEDVNDHAPEFLENEILLKISESSHPGSAYPLKIAQDLDVGSNTVQNYTISSNFHFHLFTRNHSDGRKYPELVLDQELDREEQPELRLTLTAMDGGSPPKTGTSQVLIIVLDINDNAPEFAQQLYQVQVPENSPTGSLVITVSARDLDAGIHGELSYSFFQSSNHVIQAFEINTVTGDIRLKKKLDFEEIRSYHMEIEASDGGGLSGKCTVAVEVMDVNDNAPELTISLLINDIPENTPDAVVAVFGISDSDSGNNGKMTCSIQDHLPFLLKLTIENFYTLVTEGALDREERAEYNITITVTDMGTPRLKTEHNITVLVADVNDNAPAFTQTSYTLWVRENNSPALHIGTVSATDTDAGANAQVTYSLLPPPDPHLPLASLVSINPDNGHLFALTSLDYEALRAFEFRVGAADRGSPALSSQALVRVLVADANDNAPFVLYPLQNASAPCAELVPRAAEPGYLVTKVVAVDGDAGQNAWLSYQLLKATEPGLFGVWAHNGEVRTARLLSERDAPKQRLVVLVKDNGEPPLSASVTLHVLLVDGFSQPYLPPPEAEAAAAAPADPLTVYLVVALASVSSLFLFSVLVFVAVRLCRRGGAGSAGRCPVPEGHFPGHLVDVSGTGTLSQSYQYEVCLTGGTVTNEFKFLKPILPTVQAQDPGRNSDENPTFRNSLGFNFQ